A genomic stretch from Spongiibacter nanhainus includes:
- a CDS encoding TrkH family potassium uptake protein, translating into MHLVVICRIIGMLLMIFSVTMALPAALAALYDDGAMRAFGMAFVLTFGAGLVLRVISGNRQQDLGIRDGFLVVALFWSVLSLFGALPFYLADHPGLSLSEAVFESFSGLTTTGATVIVGLDELPISILFYRQFLQWLGGIGIIVIAVAILPILGIGGMQLYRAETPGPVKDTKLTPRITGTAKVLFYMYMALTITCTAAYWLAGMTFFDAICHAFSTVAIGGFSTHDASMGYFNSPLILMICTAFMLFAGMSFAVHFAVWHERRPLSYLKDSESKFYLGVIGFSVLLVSLFLIFTGTQSANNGLINGIFHTVSIATTAGFGADNFAAWPSFLPVYLVMLSFIGGCAGSTGGGMKAVRTMLVVKQGVREMKQLIHPNAVIPLKVGRHRVEARVVSAVWSFVAMYLISFVVITLVMMACGLDSLSAFTATAASINNMGPGLGEVAANYQSVSDVGKWVLCFAMLLGRLEIFTLLVLFTPAFWRRG; encoded by the coding sequence ATGCACCTAGTCGTAATCTGTCGAATTATCGGCATGCTGCTGATGATATTCAGCGTGACCATGGCCCTGCCGGCGGCGCTGGCGGCGCTGTATGACGACGGCGCGATGCGGGCCTTTGGTATGGCCTTTGTACTGACCTTTGGCGCCGGCCTGGTGCTGCGGGTGATCAGCGGCAATCGCCAGCAGGACCTGGGCATTCGCGATGGCTTTCTGGTGGTGGCCCTGTTCTGGTCGGTACTGAGCCTGTTCGGGGCCTTGCCCTTTTACCTGGCCGACCACCCGGGCCTGTCCCTTTCCGAGGCGGTGTTTGAGTCTTTCTCCGGCCTCACCACCACCGGCGCCACGGTGATCGTCGGCCTCGATGAGCTACCCATCTCCATTTTATTTTATCGGCAGTTTCTGCAGTGGCTGGGGGGTATCGGGATTATCGTTATCGCGGTGGCGATCCTGCCGATACTGGGCATTGGTGGGATGCAGTTGTACCGGGCGGAAACCCCGGGGCCGGTGAAAGATACCAAACTCACCCCGCGGATCACCGGTACCGCCAAGGTGCTGTTCTACATGTACATGGCCCTGACCATCACCTGCACAGCGGCCTACTGGCTGGCTGGCATGACCTTTTTCGATGCCATTTGCCACGCCTTCTCCACCGTGGCGATCGGCGGCTTTTCTACCCACGACGCCAGTATGGGCTACTTCAACAGTCCGCTGATATTGATGATCTGCACCGCCTTTATGTTGTTTGCCGGCATGAGCTTTGCGGTGCATTTTGCGGTTTGGCACGAGCGGCGACCGCTGTCCTATCTCAAGGATTCTGAGAGTAAGTTTTATCTGGGGGTCATTGGATTTTCGGTACTATTAGTCTCGCTGTTTCTGATTTTTACCGGCACCCAGTCTGCCAATAACGGCTTGATTAACGGCATCTTTCACACTGTCTCCATCGCCACCACCGCTGGATTTGGCGCCGATAACTTTGCCGCCTGGCCCAGCTTTTTACCGGTCTACTTGGTGATGCTGTCTTTTATCGGCGGCTGTGCCGGCTCGACCGGCGGCGGTATGAAAGCAGTGCGCACCATGCTGGTCGTCAAGCAGGGCGTTCGGGAAATGAAGCAGTTGATCCACCCCAATGCCGTTATTCCATTAAAAGTAGGCCGGCACCGGGTAGAGGCTCGGGTGGTCAGTGCGGTATGGAGCTTTGTGGCCATGTACCTGATCTCCTTTGTGGTGATCACTTTGGTGATGATGGCCTGCGGCCTGGACTCACTGTCAGCCTTCACCGCCACCGCTGCCAGCATTAACAATATGGGCCCCGGTCTGGGGGAGGTCGCCGCTAACTATCAAAGTGTCAGCGACGTGGGCAAGTGGGTGCTGTGCTTTGCCATGCTGCTGGGACGGCTGGAAATCTTTACCTTGCTGGTATTGTTCACACCGGCATTCTGGCGGCGCGGATGA
- a CDS encoding putative bifunctional diguanylate cyclase/phosphodiesterase yields MAMLLLCTAFSISAGLAALGFVLAGSGQHPAVLALGCFTFSISGFFLFACYKINLLRDQLQQSETRKRYLDQLLQHSGSALILVNRDMKIEYLNRLHESLLRLDPDPNEWINNAKRWPEVISEEAHASINQNLLQGRPWKGELQLSFRDRHEFVKASITPIMDDAGQLDKVIVCYDDISEQKAMTNRLFIREHYNVLTGLPNRQYIIRDLEKQIETLKDAEGRFFLLHVDLDRVRYINETLGHSVLDRVFRETADRLRACVREEYLLAHLGSDEFMVMLSNDVCADEATILAEGILERIRQPFYIDNHEINITTSIGVSQYPDNGDDAATLMRRAEAAMFEAKNGGGNRFCFYQTGMSGFVERRLEIENQLRHAIERDEFKLHYQPVVDLQNNQLRGVEVLLRWHNNELRNPRPDTFIKIAEESGLIVDIGSWVLERACQQIMEWRNSGLPELSVAVNISARQFIEGDIVERVASALKRSGLPAHQLELEITEGLLINDAPTIREIFSALKNLGVRVSLDDFGTGYASLSYLKRYPFDVLKIDRSFVHDINESEDSVTLVNAIIAMAHSFNMKVIAEGVENLQQRRILRERQCDMVQGYLYSPPLNADNFADWVKRYSDIHQAQHV; encoded by the coding sequence ATGGCTATGCTGCTGTTATGTACTGCATTTTCTATATCCGCCGGACTGGCCGCACTGGGCTTTGTGTTGGCGGGGAGTGGCCAGCACCCCGCTGTACTGGCCCTGGGCTGCTTTACCTTCAGTATTAGCGGTTTCTTTCTGTTTGCCTGCTACAAAATCAATCTACTCCGCGATCAGCTGCAGCAGTCTGAAACCAGAAAGCGCTACCTGGATCAGTTACTCCAACACAGCGGTTCAGCGCTGATTCTGGTTAATCGAGATATGAAAATAGAGTATCTCAACCGCCTCCACGAATCCTTGTTACGGCTCGATCCCGATCCCAATGAATGGATAAACAATGCCAAGCGTTGGCCGGAAGTGATTAGCGAAGAGGCCCACGCCAGTATCAACCAGAATTTGCTACAGGGCCGCCCCTGGAAAGGCGAATTACAGCTGTCTTTTAGGGATCGGCACGAGTTTGTGAAGGCTTCCATCACGCCCATCATGGACGATGCCGGCCAGCTGGATAAAGTCATTGTGTGCTACGACGATATCTCCGAACAGAAGGCGATGACCAATCGGCTGTTTATTCGCGAGCATTACAACGTGCTTACCGGCCTGCCCAATCGTCAGTACATCATCCGCGACCTGGAAAAGCAGATCGAGACGCTCAAAGACGCCGAAGGCCGTTTCTTTCTCCTGCATGTGGACCTGGATCGCGTTCGCTATATCAACGAAACACTGGGTCACAGTGTACTGGACCGGGTATTCCGGGAGACGGCGGATCGCCTGCGCGCCTGTGTGCGGGAGGAGTACCTGCTGGCCCACCTCGGCTCCGACGAGTTTATGGTGATGCTAAGCAACGACGTTTGCGCCGACGAGGCCACGATCCTGGCCGAGGGCATACTGGAGCGGATTCGCCAGCCTTTTTATATCGATAACCACGAGATCAATATCACCACCAGTATCGGAGTCAGCCAGTATCCCGATAACGGCGACGACGCGGCCACCCTAATGCGCCGGGCAGAAGCCGCCATGTTCGAGGCCAAGAACGGTGGCGGCAATCGCTTCTGCTTCTACCAGACCGGTATGAGTGGCTTTGTCGAGCGGCGGCTGGAGATAGAAAACCAGTTGCGCCACGCCATTGAGCGGGACGAATTCAAGCTCCACTACCAACCGGTGGTGGATCTGCAAAACAACCAGCTAAGGGGCGTGGAAGTGCTGCTGCGCTGGCACAACAACGAGTTGCGCAACCCTCGACCGGATACCTTTATCAAAATTGCCGAGGAAAGCGGGCTGATTGTCGACATCGGGTCGTGGGTTTTAGAGCGCGCCTGCCAGCAGATTATGGAGTGGCGCAACAGCGGTTTGCCGGAACTCAGCGTAGCGGTGAATATTTCCGCCCGCCAGTTTATCGAGGGGGATATCGTCGAGCGCGTTGCCTCAGCGCTTAAGCGTAGCGGCCTGCCCGCTCACCAGTTAGAGCTGGAAATCACTGAAGGCCTACTGATTAATGACGCGCCCACCATTCGTGAGATTTTCTCGGCGCTGAAAAATCTCGGGGTGCGGGTTTCTCTGGACGACTTCGGTACCGGCTACGCCTCGCTAAGTTATCTAAAGCGCTACCCCTTCGATGTGCTTAAGATCGATCGCAGCTTTGTACACGATATCAACGAAAGTGAAGACAGCGTCACCCTGGTCAATGCCATTATTGCAATGGCCCACAGTTTTAATATGAAGGTCATTGCCGAGGGGGTCGAGAATCTCCAACAGCGCCGCATTCTCCGCGAACGGCAGTGCGATATGGTGCAGGGCTACCTGTATTCACCGCCATTAAACGCCGACAACTTTGCCGACTGGGTCAAACGCTACAGCGACATCCATCAAGCCCAGCATGTTTAA
- a CDS encoding class I SAM-dependent methyltransferase has product MTAIQDKWDQRYRERSAPGEPCQLLQQFIDILPAHGRALDLACGLGGNADLLARRGLDCDAVDISQVAVDTLRDYAQEARLPIYAQQWDIESAGLPTGPYQVVVVSHYLHRPLLPQLPSILAPGGLLLYQTFNDAGPVRRGPNKAAFRLQPDELLSHFKALDTLYHRQDFPVGVGGETAFVGRKIDGARPAGNGG; this is encoded by the coding sequence ATGACAGCGATTCAGGACAAGTGGGATCAACGCTATCGCGAGCGTTCGGCGCCAGGGGAGCCCTGCCAGTTATTGCAGCAGTTTATCGACATTCTCCCTGCTCACGGCAGAGCGCTGGACTTAGCCTGCGGCCTAGGGGGCAATGCTGATTTGCTGGCCCGCCGCGGTCTGGATTGCGATGCCGTGGATATTTCCCAGGTCGCAGTGGATACCTTGCGCGACTATGCTCAGGAGGCCAGGCTGCCTATTTATGCCCAGCAATGGGATATCGAGTCTGCGGGCTTACCGACCGGGCCCTACCAGGTTGTGGTGGTGAGCCACTATCTCCACCGGCCGCTGCTGCCCCAGCTCCCCTCCATTCTGGCACCCGGCGGGTTGCTGCTCTACCAAACCTTCAATGACGCCGGGCCGGTGCGGCGCGGCCCGAATAAGGCTGCTTTTCGCTTGCAGCCGGACGAACTTCTGTCACACTTCAAAGCATTAGACACGTTGTACCACCGGCAGGATTTTCCGGTGGGTGTGGGAGGCGAAACAGCGTTTGTCGGTCGCAAGATTGACGGAGCGCGTCCGGCAGGGAACGGCGGGTAA
- the trkA gene encoding Trk system potassium transporter TrkA, giving the protein MKIIILGAGQVGGTLAANLASEHNDITVVDHDQDRLKELQDRLDIATVAGSASHPDVLARAGAEDADMLIAVTSSDEINMVACQVAYTLFRTPTKISRIRAQAYSSVEKLFGLEAIPIDVFISPEDLVTKYVQRLLQYPGALQVLDFADGKAQLVGVKAYYGGPLVGNELSTIREHMPKVDTRVAAIFRRGQAIMPTGDTVVEAGDEVFFIAARKNVMPVMSELRRLDRTYKRIVIAGGGNIGERLSRALEKHYNVKVIERSYKRCRYLSEQLRHAIVLHGSASDHELLAQENIDDVDVFLALTNDDEANIMASLLAKRMGARKVITLITNPAYVDLVQGGEIDIAISPQQITIGSLLTHVRRGDIYNVHSLRRGAAESLEIIAHGDSRSSKVVGRRLDEIDLPEGVTIGAIARGNEVLIAHGHILVESEDHVILFLTDKSKIKAVEKLFQVGFTFF; this is encoded by the coding sequence ATGAAAATCATCATTCTGGGCGCCGGCCAGGTCGGCGGTACCCTGGCAGCGAATCTGGCCAGCGAGCACAACGACATCACCGTGGTGGACCACGACCAGGATCGCCTCAAGGAATTGCAGGACCGCCTGGACATCGCCACCGTAGCCGGCTCGGCCTCTCACCCCGACGTACTGGCCCGGGCGGGAGCCGAAGACGCCGACATGCTGATTGCGGTGACCAGTAGCGACGAGATCAATATGGTGGCCTGTCAGGTTGCCTACACCCTGTTCCGTACCCCCACCAAGATTTCCCGCATCCGCGCCCAGGCCTACTCCTCGGTGGAGAAGCTGTTTGGCCTGGAGGCCATCCCCATCGATGTGTTTATCAGCCCCGAGGACTTGGTCACCAAATACGTGCAGCGCCTGCTGCAATACCCCGGCGCGCTGCAGGTGCTGGACTTTGCCGACGGCAAGGCCCAGCTGGTGGGGGTCAAGGCCTATTACGGCGGCCCGCTGGTGGGCAATGAACTGTCCACCATCCGCGAGCATATGCCCAAGGTGGATACCCGGGTGGCGGCCATTTTCCGTCGCGGTCAGGCCATCATGCCCACCGGCGACACGGTGGTGGAGGCGGGGGACGAAGTGTTCTTTATCGCCGCTCGCAAAAACGTGATGCCGGTAATGAGCGAGCTGCGGCGGTTGGATCGCACCTACAAGCGCATTGTTATCGCCGGCGGCGGCAATATCGGCGAGCGCCTGTCCCGGGCGCTGGAAAAACACTACAACGTCAAAGTGATCGAGCGCAGCTACAAGCGCTGTCGCTATCTGTCGGAGCAGTTGCGCCATGCCATTGTGCTGCACGGCAGCGCCTCGGATCACGAGCTGCTGGCCCAGGAAAATATCGACGATGTGGATGTATTCCTGGCGCTGACCAACGACGACGAAGCCAATATCATGGCCTCGCTGCTGGCCAAGCGCATGGGCGCCCGCAAGGTGATCACCCTGATCACCAACCCCGCCTATGTGGACCTGGTGCAGGGCGGTGAAATCGACATTGCTATCTCGCCCCAGCAGATCACAATCGGCAGCCTGTTAACCCATGTAAGGCGTGGCGATATATACAATGTCCATTCTCTGCGACGCGGCGCAGCCGAGTCGTTAGAGATTATTGCTCACGGCGACAGTCGGTCCTCCAAAGTGGTGGGCCGACGACTGGATGAGATTGATCTGCCCGAGGGGGTCACCATCGGCGCCATTGCCAGGGGTAATGAAGTGTTAATTGCCCACGGCCATATTCTTGTTGAGTCCGAGGACCACGTGATTCTGTTCCTGACGGATAAGAGCAAGATCAAGGCTGTGGAAAAACTCTTCCAAGTCGGCTTTACCTTCTTCTAA
- a CDS encoding PKD domain-containing protein yields MSRSRVVRRGSSLSLIALSLILLASLSACGGSSSSNDNPQSDKPTPPIPEENDNTPDNGTLSVTVSGETVVAAQTRQTLRASASPDGSYQWQWQASGVPALVLNEDIDGNRYSYTAPDVASPTDMVVEASAQSANGEDSGRSQVTVRVLPHTDRDQRPLVSAGENVVVAEGQSHTLIADTSARHGRSIRRLAWTQVAGPQATVDGASDQDRFTVILPQVEQTQTTRFRVRATDSGGFSAEDDVEITVANSLPNALPLVDAGDDQTVVSRQPVSLRGQASDPDGSITDVLWQLDPPQQGITIHRADTLNAEFTAPNTADAVTLIARLTATDDSGAQASDSVFIHVTPVANQPPHIRTIGAEPDAVQSGDEVILQATAEDAEGDPLFYQWRQLAGPAISILQPESAVTTFAAPDVMDTATVTIELEVNDGADSDVATVSVLVSPADGPDSGGGLDTLCLSNPLHSDCPLYALSRLLTPDLPFCMASPFSEGCLLGDLLGPLVSNCLLNPSAQGCGDALGDVLDPSYLLEQLVQPDRADTCNPEYGEGYSHYRGALHEHTAYSDGTFLTRPADVYARVESKGFDFVGSSDHSDNLGLPLTVGRGDCPPQDVLFCLLLVDKERPQDALMKWRATQTQAEEASNSSFTAFRGFEWTSDRFGHANVFFSDHYINAKTGPGYAVTMALFWQWFVLPPEIGGGADGLLSFNHPGREDAIEEVLAPLGGDPGFTFNDFRYVEGADYRVVGIEVFGKGSEYDSDGPDGSWLSYALDKGWHLAPVGSEDHHGTDWGDGDLPKTVLIAKSIAKDDLREAMLARRMYAVAQDYNDIYLEYSVDGEPMGSRVSRSAGRRVPVSVSVSRLSGVLTNPTIELVGPGNTVIASTMGSTLRDELVVPRDKNYAFVRVLDNDRPVAFSAPIWMMAGRPLPACGAPQSW; encoded by the coding sequence GTGTCGCGATCCCGTGTTGTTCGCAGGGGTTCTTCCCTGTCCCTGATTGCCCTGTCGCTAATCTTGCTGGCTAGCCTGAGCGCCTGTGGTGGTTCGTCCAGTAGCAACGATAACCCACAGTCAGACAAGCCCACTCCTCCGATACCTGAGGAAAACGACAATACGCCGGATAACGGAACACTATCGGTGACCGTGAGTGGTGAAACCGTGGTGGCAGCGCAGACCCGCCAGACCCTGCGAGCCAGTGCCAGCCCCGACGGCAGCTACCAGTGGCAATGGCAGGCCAGCGGTGTGCCCGCCTTGGTGCTGAATGAGGACATCGACGGCAATCGCTACAGCTACACCGCACCCGATGTGGCCAGTCCCACCGACATGGTTGTGGAGGCCAGCGCACAAAGCGCCAACGGTGAGGACAGTGGCCGCAGTCAGGTCACAGTGAGGGTGCTTCCCCACACCGATCGCGACCAACGACCCCTGGTCTCCGCTGGCGAAAACGTCGTGGTGGCCGAGGGTCAATCCCACACCCTGATCGCCGACACCTCTGCCCGCCACGGTCGCAGCATTCGCCGCCTCGCCTGGACCCAGGTGGCCGGCCCCCAGGCCACTGTGGATGGGGCCAGTGACCAGGATCGCTTTACGGTGATTTTGCCGCAAGTAGAACAGACACAAACCACGCGATTTCGCGTTCGCGCCACGGACAGCGGCGGCTTCAGCGCCGAGGACGATGTCGAAATTACGGTAGCAAATAGCCTGCCCAATGCCCTACCCCTTGTTGATGCCGGTGACGATCAGACCGTTGTGTCGCGACAGCCCGTGTCGCTCCGGGGCCAGGCCAGCGACCCGGATGGCAGTATTACTGACGTGCTTTGGCAGCTAGATCCACCGCAACAAGGGATCACCATTCACCGCGCCGACACTCTGAATGCGGAGTTCACGGCCCCCAATACCGCGGATGCTGTCACGCTGATCGCGCGCCTCACCGCCACCGATGATAGCGGCGCCCAGGCCAGCGACAGCGTTTTTATTCACGTCACTCCGGTTGCCAACCAGCCGCCCCACATTCGCACAATAGGTGCCGAGCCGGATGCTGTGCAAAGCGGTGACGAGGTGATACTCCAGGCCACCGCCGAGGATGCCGAGGGCGATCCCCTCTTCTATCAGTGGCGTCAGCTTGCGGGGCCGGCTATTTCTATTTTGCAGCCCGAGTCAGCTGTGACGACCTTTGCGGCACCGGATGTGATGGATACAGCGACGGTAACCATAGAACTCGAGGTGAACGACGGCGCCGATAGTGATGTGGCCACGGTGTCGGTGCTGGTCTCGCCTGCCGACGGCCCGGATAGCGGCGGCGGTCTCGATACCTTGTGTCTGAGCAATCCTCTGCACAGCGACTGCCCGCTCTATGCTTTAAGTCGCTTACTGACGCCTGATTTACCGTTTTGTATGGCCAGCCCCTTCAGTGAAGGCTGCCTGCTCGGCGACTTACTGGGCCCGCTGGTATCGAACTGCCTGCTAAACCCCAGTGCCCAGGGTTGTGGCGATGCGCTGGGCGACGTGCTCGACCCCAGCTATCTATTGGAACAACTCGTCCAGCCCGACCGCGCCGATACCTGTAACCCGGAATACGGAGAAGGCTACAGCCATTACCGGGGCGCCCTTCACGAGCACACGGCCTATTCCGATGGCACCTTTTTGACCCGCCCCGCCGATGTCTATGCGCGGGTGGAATCCAAAGGCTTCGACTTTGTCGGCTCCTCCGACCATTCCGATAATCTGGGTCTACCGCTGACGGTTGGGCGGGGGGACTGTCCGCCCCAGGACGTGCTGTTTTGCCTGTTGCTGGTGGACAAGGAGCGCCCTCAGGATGCGCTGATGAAATGGCGTGCTACGCAAACTCAGGCTGAGGAAGCATCCAATAGCAGCTTTACCGCCTTCCGGGGCTTTGAGTGGACCTCGGACCGCTTTGGCCACGCTAATGTGTTTTTCTCGGACCATTACATCAATGCCAAGACCGGCCCCGGCTACGCGGTGACCATGGCGCTATTCTGGCAATGGTTTGTTCTGCCCCCCGAGATTGGCGGCGGCGCCGATGGCTTGCTCAGTTTTAACCACCCAGGGCGGGAAGATGCTATCGAAGAGGTGTTGGCGCCACTGGGGGGCGACCCCGGCTTTACCTTCAATGATTTTCGCTATGTCGAAGGTGCTGATTACCGAGTTGTCGGCATTGAAGTGTTTGGCAAGGGCAGCGAGTACGACAGCGACGGACCTGACGGCAGTTGGTTGAGCTACGCCCTGGATAAAGGCTGGCATCTTGCGCCAGTGGGTTCAGAGGATCATCACGGTACCGACTGGGGCGATGGCGATCTACCCAAAACGGTACTGATTGCCAAATCCATAGCCAAAGACGATTTGCGCGAAGCGATGCTGGCCCGGCGTATGTATGCGGTCGCTCAGGACTACAACGATATTTATCTGGAATACAGTGTCGATGGTGAGCCAATGGGCTCCCGAGTCAGTCGCAGTGCCGGTCGACGTGTTCCGGTATCAGTGAGTGTCAGTCGCCTAAGTGGCGTGCTGACAAACCCGACAATCGAATTGGTCGGCCCCGGCAATACCGTGATCGCATCGACGATGGGGTCGACTTTGAGGGACGAGCTAGTTGTGCCACGGGACAAAAATTACGCCTTTGTCAGGGTGTTAGATAATGACCGCCCGGTGGCTTTCTCTGCGCCAATATGGATGATGGCGGGCCGCCCTTTGCCCGCCTGTGGGGCGCCGCAAAGCTGGTAG
- the rsmB gene encoding 16S rRNA (cytosine(967)-C(5))-methyltransferase RsmB, whose amino-acid sequence MSCPRLAAAQCLTAVAGGQSLNRQLPVNEQSLPNQQRPLYRELCYGVLRHYWTLKAALKPCFAKPLKRKDLDIEMLVLVGAYQLRYTAVAPHAAINSCVEACRTVKKKWAAGMVNAILRRCQRDGDELFANLPPAAAVSHPQWLYQAIKKAWPQQAEAILAANNSHPPMCLRVNARQGDRDSYLHALKDSDIEASPCDFAPQGVRLHAPQPVSRLPGFAEGLASVQDEAAQLCTTLLDLKAGQRVLDACAAPGGKTGAILETEANLREVVALDVEDGRLDRVRDNLQRLGLSATLLCADAADTDNWWDGKPFDRILLDAPCSATGVIRRNPDIKLHRRADDIPALVALQRRILDALWQCLSPGGTLLYATCSVLPDENEQQVADFLARHSDAAEAPIEAAWGQARPAGRQLFPAVDGPDGFFYAVLHKR is encoded by the coding sequence ATGAGCTGCCCCAGGCTGGCCGCGGCCCAATGCCTGACTGCCGTCGCTGGCGGCCAGTCCCTCAACCGCCAGCTGCCCGTCAATGAGCAGTCGCTGCCCAATCAACAGCGGCCCCTGTATCGGGAACTGTGCTACGGGGTGCTGCGCCACTATTGGACGCTTAAAGCTGCCCTTAAACCCTGCTTTGCCAAGCCCCTCAAACGCAAGGACCTGGACATAGAGATGCTGGTGTTGGTGGGCGCTTACCAACTGCGCTACACCGCCGTTGCGCCCCACGCGGCGATAAATAGCTGTGTTGAAGCCTGTCGCACGGTGAAGAAAAAGTGGGCAGCGGGGATGGTCAATGCCATTTTGCGACGCTGTCAGCGCGATGGCGATGAACTGTTCGCCAACTTGCCGCCAGCGGCCGCCGTCAGTCACCCCCAGTGGCTCTACCAGGCCATAAAAAAGGCCTGGCCCCAGCAGGCCGAGGCGATACTGGCGGCCAACAACAGCCACCCGCCGATGTGTTTGCGGGTCAACGCCCGCCAGGGCGATCGCGACAGCTACCTGCATGCCCTGAAAGACAGTGATATTGAAGCCAGCCCCTGTGACTTTGCCCCCCAGGGGGTGCGCCTGCACGCGCCCCAACCGGTGAGCCGGCTGCCGGGCTTTGCCGAGGGTTTGGCCAGTGTTCAGGACGAAGCCGCCCAACTGTGTACCACGCTGCTGGATCTTAAAGCCGGCCAGCGGGTGCTGGATGCCTGCGCCGCGCCGGGGGGCAAAACCGGCGCGATTCTGGAAACCGAGGCAAATCTAAGGGAAGTGGTAGCGCTGGATGTGGAGGACGGTCGCCTGGACAGGGTCCGGGACAATCTGCAGCGCCTGGGCCTGTCCGCAACGCTGCTGTGCGCCGACGCTGCCGATACCGATAACTGGTGGGACGGCAAACCCTTTGATCGCATTCTGCTGGACGCCCCCTGCAGCGCCACCGGCGTAATCCGCCGCAACCCTGACATTAAGCTGCACCGCCGAGCCGACGATATTCCAGCATTGGTCGCCTTACAGCGCCGCATTCTGGATGCCTTGTGGCAGTGCCTGAGCCCCGGCGGCACCTTGCTCTATGCCACCTGCTCGGTATTGCCGGATGAAAATGAACAGCAAGTGGCGGACTTTTTAGCCCGCCACAGTGACGCCGCCGAGGCGCCCATCGAAGCAGCCTGGGGACAAGCGCGGCCGGCCGGTCGACAGTTGTTTCCCGCAGTCGACGGGCCGGATGGATTCTTTTATGCCGTACTACACAAGCGCTAA
- the fmt gene encoding methionyl-tRNA formyltransferase yields the protein MASPARLRLIFAGTPAFAAQHLQALIDSGRHDIVAVYTQPDRPAGRGKKLHASEVKRCAEAAGLPVYQPQNFREEAERQTLAELNADLMAVVAYGLILPQAVLDIPRLGCVNVHASLLPRWRGAAPIQRAIEAGDPETGVTIMQMAAGLDTGDMLVKVRCAIGDSDTAADLHDRLAELGGPALLQALEQLATGTATPEVQDDALSNYAAKIDKAEALVDWQQSATDIQRRLRAFIPFPVCYTTLHNEQTGSDDRVKLWAASVVAGNNGAEPGSIISADRSGIRIACGEDSLLVGSLQLPGGRAMTAAELLNARAEQFSPGTRFGAA from the coding sequence ATGGCTTCACCTGCGCGCCTCCGGCTGATCTTTGCCGGCACCCCGGCTTTTGCCGCTCAACACCTGCAAGCCCTGATCGACAGCGGTCGCCACGACATCGTGGCGGTCTACACCCAGCCCGACCGTCCAGCGGGGCGGGGCAAAAAACTCCACGCCAGCGAGGTGAAACGCTGCGCCGAGGCCGCCGGGCTGCCGGTATACCAACCCCAGAATTTTCGCGAGGAGGCCGAACGCCAAACCTTAGCCGAGCTCAACGCCGATCTGATGGCGGTGGTGGCCTACGGGCTGATCCTGCCCCAGGCGGTGTTGGATATTCCCCGGCTTGGCTGCGTCAACGTGCACGCCTCGCTGTTGCCCCGCTGGCGGGGGGCGGCGCCAATTCAGCGGGCCATTGAGGCCGGCGACCCGGAAACCGGCGTGACCATTATGCAAATGGCAGCGGGCCTGGATACCGGCGATATGCTGGTCAAGGTACGCTGCGCCATTGGCGACAGCGACACCGCCGCCGACCTCCACGACCGCCTCGCCGAGTTGGGCGGGCCGGCATTACTGCAAGCGCTGGAGCAACTGGCTACCGGCACCGCGACCCCCGAGGTCCAGGACGACGCCCTGAGCAACTACGCCGCCAAAATCGACAAGGCCGAGGCATTGGTGGACTGGCAGCAATCGGCCACCGACATTCAACGCCGGCTGCGGGCCTTTATTCCCTTTCCGGTGTGCTACACCACTCTCCATAATGAACAGACCGGCAGCGATGACCGGGTCAAACTGTGGGCCGCCTCGGTGGTGGCGGGTAACAACGGCGCCGAGCCAGGCTCCATTATCAGCGCCGACCGCAGCGGCATTCGCATTGCCTGCGGCGAAGACAGCCTGCTGGTGGGCTCACTGCAATTGCCCGGCGGCCGCGCCATGACCGCCGCCGAATTGCTCAATGCCCGGGCCGAGCAGTTTAGTCCCGGCACCCGCTTTGGCGCCGCATGA